The window GCCGCTGCCCTGAAAGCGGGAAAACTCGGCGGCGCGGCGCTCGATGTCCTGGAGGGAGAACCGCCCGATCCCGAAAGCCCGATCTTCACCGCCCCGAACACGATCATCACCCCCCACATGGCGGGCTCGACGCAGGAGGCCCTCGAAGCCATCGCGCGCACCGCGGGGGAGGACATCGCCCGCGTCCTCAGGGGGCAAAAACCCAGGTATCCGGCGAACCGGCCTGTCAAAATGAAGCAGTAGGACGTTCTGAAGGGAAGTTTTGCCTCAGCTTTTTTCTTCGTACTGAATCTTCGGCCACATGTCCCAGGCCTTCGCGGCGAGCCTCGCCTCGCCCTGATCGAGGAGGCTGACGCGCACCCCGCGCGACTGGTTGACGATCTGCTTGTAGCGGATGGGCACGTCGAGATCGCCCGCCGCATCGTCGAGGGCGCGGAATTTCTCCAAACCCTTGCGGAGGTTGCCGAGGGCGCCCTTGTAGTGGCGCTGCTGAAGCTTGACGTAGCCCGCGGCGAGCTGGATGAGGCCCTGGTAGAAGAGCCGGGGCGGGCCCTCCATCTCGCGCCACACGTCTTCCCACGCTTCGTGGGCGAACCAGTATTCTCCCTGGTTGAAGAGGAAGACCCCTGCGTCGCTCTTCGCGTTCCAGGGGATGGGGTGTTTCGTCATGGGCATCCTCTCCGCCGGCTCATCCGGCCCGCTCTTCTTTTACCATCAAACATCCCCGTTGACTTCCCGCCCCGCTGCTGGCTAAAACCATCCGATAAGAAAAATTGGCCATCATCTGTCCCCTTTTCCGGGAGGTCTTTTTATGGATTCGCTTCAGGATCGCATCGCGCTGGTGACGGGGGGGAGCCGGGGGATCGGAAGGGCCTGCGCGGCGGCGCTCGCGGGGGAAGGGACCCAGGTCATCGTCAACTACCGCTCCCGCGGGAAGGAGGCGGAGGAGAGCTGCCGCCTGATCGCGGCGGCGGGCGGCAGGGCGTTTTCCCTCCAGGCGGATGTCTCGAAAGCCGCCGAGGTGGACGCCATGATGGCGGAGATCCGCTCCCGCGCGGGGGAGGTTGCGATCCTCGTCAACAATGCGGGCATCGCCATCAAGTGCGCGCCGGATCAGCTGACCGAGGCGGTGTGGGACGAGGTGATCGAGGTGAATCTCAAGTCCGCCTTTCTCTGCACGATGGCGGTGATGCCGGGGATGCGGAAGGCCGGATGGGGCCGGATCATCAACATCTCATCGGGCGCCGCCTTCACGGGCGGCAGGGTCGGCCCCCACTACGCGGCCTCGAAGGCGGGCATGCACGGGATGATGCGCGGCTTCGCGGCCTTTCTCGCGGCCGAGGGGGTGACGGTGAACGCCGTGGTCCCGAGCCTTATCCAGACGGATATGCTCGCCAACGATTTGGGCCTCCGCATCTCCCCGGTGCCGATCGGGCGCTTCGGGCGGCCCGAGGAGGTGGCCGATGTGGTCGCCATGGTGGCCCGGGGCGGCTACATAACGGGCCAGGCCCTCGTCATCAACGGCGGGACGTATATGAAGTGAGGGCGCGGTCCCCCCAAAAAAAACACAAAAAAGCCCCGCGGGCCGGAGCCCACGGGGCTTTTTGTTTTATATCCCGGCAACGACCCACTCTCCCACACATTTAAGGGCAGTACCATAGGCGCAGGCGGGCTTAACTTCCGTGTTCGGGATGGGAACGGGTGTGGCCCCGCCGCAATAGCCACCGGGAATTCGAAAATTCTCTTGAGAAATTTTCGACAATCGAACCGCGTAAGATGGGTTGAATCAACGCCCAGCCCTGAAAGCCGAACAAGATTCGATAATAGTAATGCATA is drawn from bacterium and contains these coding sequences:
- a CDS encoding DUF309 domain-containing protein encodes the protein MTKHPIPWNAKSDAGVFLFNQGEYWFAHEAWEDVWREMEGPPRLFYQGLIQLAAGYVKLQQRHYKGALGNLRKGLEKFRALDDAAGDLDVPIRYKQIVNQSRGVRVSLLDQGEARLAAKAWDMWPKIQYEEKS
- a CDS encoding SDR family NAD(P)-dependent oxidoreductase; translation: MDSLQDRIALVTGGSRGIGRACAAALAGEGTQVIVNYRSRGKEAEESCRLIAAAGGRAFSLQADVSKAAEVDAMMAEIRSRAGEVAILVNNAGIAIKCAPDQLTEAVWDEVIEVNLKSAFLCTMAVMPGMRKAGWGRIINISSGAAFTGGRVGPHYAASKAGMHGMMRGFAAFLAAEGVTVNAVVPSLIQTDMLANDLGLRISPVPIGRFGRPEEVADVVAMVARGGYITGQALVINGGTYMK